The genomic region CAGATCTACGTCTCCAGGGAGGAAGGTGAGAAGCACATCAGATATCCTAGTAGCCACACAAACTATAATGAACAACCATTCTTCTGTCTGTTTATGTCTAATGGGTGTATGATTACTGCTGTCTTGGAACAGGTTCTTCTTTTCAAAGATATTACTACGAATAAAGGAAAGATATACACAAAATAGAAAACTAAAAATAGAAATGAACACCATCCATAGTGCTTCGGTCATGACCaccactctccctcctctctcccctcagtgAGTGAGTTCAGGGTGGGTGTGAAGCAGACGCATGTAGCAATGCGCTGCGGCCTCCAGGGGGAGTACTATTGGCTGCAAGTGGCCCAGGAGGGGCTGGTCCTTAAGGAGGCGGAGACCAGGAAGAGTTTGCAGGACTGGCCCTATCGGCTGATACGACGCTATGGCAGAGACAAGGTCAGTAGAACCATGGAATTTAGAATCTCATTGAGCCATAGAATTAGATTCCTAATCTGTTATTAGTTTTAATCTAATGCTATTCTCTAGTGTCTAATTTCAAGGCCATCACAGTACGGTACTATGCTGCGCTACAAAGGCAAAACGCAGTAACTACgttattttttttactgcaaattctgacttcaaagtatttttctgTCTAGACAGACAGCAATTTCTGGTACTTCATGATATGTTCTAATCAACTGGCTTGTTCTTGTGTCTGGAAACAAAATCCCACATTAATCAGATAATATACCTGGTCATTACAACAGATCAAAGTTACTGTTTTGCCTTTTTAGGGCAGTATGGGTCCAAAACAGGATGTCTAGGGATCATTGTAGGGTCATCAGTGTCCATTCAAGAAGGTTGCTGGTTATATTACGTATGGTGCCCACATTAAATTATGCAATTTTCCAGTGAACACCTGTGGGAATTTTCACAAATCATTGTGTCCTCTTGGttctcccacagttgacattctCCATCGAGGCGGGCCGGCGCTGTGACTCTGGACCCGGAACCTTCACCTTTGAGACGTGCCAAGCTGACGACATCTTCAGCCTCATCGAGACCGCCATACGGGAACAGAAGGCCGTCGCCGGGGACGAATATGAGGGTGACACTGTGGTTGCTAACCGTAGCCCTAATATGCCTCGTGCTCGTTCACCACTGCCCAAACTACCAGATAGCGCAGCCATTTTGGAGGGCAGCTACAGTTTTAAGCCAGTATTTTCAAATGCTATTGGCTCAGAgcagtgtgtgtactcacagccGCCTAATTTGATTAGCTCTGAGGAGTGTCCGTACTCTGAGCCAGCAGACAGCATTAAACCCAAAGCCCCTGGCCTCAACTCCTATCTGACACCCCCAACGGCCACCACCCtcaccccctctatccctctataccCCCGCAATCACCATGGCAACCGAACGGAACCAGTGTACGCCGACCCAGCAGACATCCTTTCACTCATACCCCCGAgatccacaccaccaccaccaccgcccaTTTCCTCTTCCTGTTCTTGTCACCACGGCAACAAGCCAGAGCCGGTCTACTCCGAGGTGTACGACCGTGCGAGTCCTCTACCTGACAAGACTCAACAACAGAACCAGGACCAGCGGGGGCAGGAACCTGG from Salmo trutta chromosome 11, fSalTru1.1, whole genome shotgun sequence harbors:
- the LOC115202415 gene encoding docking protein 1, which translates into the protein MPRVSLNIMDTHVKAGQVYLQHRNVEKKWKQHWLALYPSSRCGVARLERKEVGGGERAGPSGVWKHQDKVKEKRVIRLSEVIRVLRLPPHAEACPKDNMAAFCVETDGRRYVFAADKDDCVEWVERMCDIAFQGGSTGPQPQIQMEDNQIYVSREEVSEFRVGVKQTHVAMRCGLQGEYYWLQVAQEGLVLKEAETRKSLQDWPYRLIRRYGRDKLTFSIEAGRRCDSGPGTFTFETCQADDIFSLIETAIREQKAVAGDEYEGDTVVANRSPNMPRARSPLPKLPDSAAILEGSYSFKPVFSNAIGSEQCVYSQPPNLISSEECPYSEPADSIKPKAPGLNSYLTPPTATTLTPSIPLYPRNHHGNRTEPVYADPADILSLIPPRSTPPPPPPISSSCSCHHGNKPEPVYSEVYDRASPLPDKTQQQNQDQRGQEPGKEEPIYSEPCVGTSAKGPNTDPFAHLYSQVCKPGSSSPSSSSSSPSSSLASSSSSSSSLTITRTLATRRPTAGRQSPEVIYENMGFI